AACAATTTAAAACACTAATACAGTGAAAGGCACAACCTGCTTAGTGCAAATATTTGtctacaaatgtttttttttttcaaatacttcAGCAAAAGATTTGCACAGCCACTCTAACATGTCTTACAGaagaaaatatttaattaatagtgGCCTTTAAAGCTTCAATTTAGCATCagatcattaaaaaaagaaaagcatcATCGTCAAAATCATAAATTACGGCATACGAATTAATTCTAGAGCATTTTTGTCGCCATCTGCCGTTAAAAAAGGTAACAAACGTAGTATTACGTTTAAATTATTTCTAAACACGTTAAAACACCGTATTATGTATTTCCTGAAAAATAAtcaattttataaaaataaaaatgaatgctcAGATAAGAATCACGATTCAATACCTTTGCACTTACATGACGTCATTTTACACGTTGGCTACGTCATTGTTCTGCGCCAGTGTCGCTTGTTTGGCTCTTTCAATGAAACGTTAGCTGCATAACTAAACTTTCGGACATCATAAAGGTAAATTATGCGGTCACCGTCATGCATTTCTAAAAACATTGCATATATACTATCTTATCCTTTTTTTGCATACCAAAACAGCGTCCTGTCAGCCCAGTGTTTAGATAGTACCAGTTTACTCGTGGCTCGACTCAGATGATATGCTCTTTCTGCAGATGCCTCTTCCTCCAGCTTTACTTGCTCGCCTCGCTAAAAGAGGGATTGTGAAGCAGTCCGACCAAGGTAAGATATATTATGCATATTTATCTTACTGGGTAAAGTAACATTAAAAGTTCATGCTCTTATTTACTGTTTCTCATCATCATCCTCAGATGCTGAAGAGGAGATCATCGCCGAAGACTATGATGATAACAACGTTGATTATGAAGCTACAAGGCTTGAAAATTTACCAACGAATTGGTACAAAGTTTTTGACTCCGCTTGGTAAGTAGTTTATAAATTAGTATATGTCTCATACCATACTAAAAACATGAAACAAGTCCTTAATTTCTACATTTAATTCTTTGGTTACTGCTTATAAATCTTCTTATAATCGTCTTATCCTTAGTGGACTTCCTTACTACTGGAATGTAGAGACAGATTTAGTGTCCTGGTTGTCCCCCAATGACCCAGCAGCTGTCATCAGCAAAGCCGCTAAGAAACAGAAAGGTAAAATGTcattctggaccacaaaaccagtcataaaggtgttttttattgagatttatcatctgaaagatgtataaataagctttttgTGTGATTTGTCGTTAAAGGACAATGTTTGGCcaaatctgagggagcaaaaaattCCAAATATTCCAAactaagttcttagctatgcatattactaataaaaaattaccttttgatatattaacgataggaaatttactaaatatcttcatgcaatatgatctttacttaatatcctaatgatttttgacatttaaaattaatctatcattttgacccatacaatgtatcattggctattgctacaaatatactcgtacTACTTAcagtatgactggttttgtggtccagggtccaaaTATggacataaaacataaatatgcaCAATTTGTGTGCTTCCATAAGTAACATTATTGAGACACATGCTGAATCTGTTTGTCTTTTACTTCCCAGGTGAGGCTGGACATGACAAAGGGGACGGCCACTACGacaagacagagagagacagggaTCGAGACCGGGAGAGGGACAGAGAGCGTGATCGGGAACGGGACAGAGACAGGGAGGACGGACGGGACAGAGATAGAGACCGAGATAGGGATAGAGATCGAGACCGAGACAGAGACCGTGACAGACGAATGCGGAGAGATGACAGTGCACCGTATAGTAAATCAAAGAGAGGTAATTGATGCACAAGTTTAGTAATCATTACAGACATTGCCTTAATAAGCTTGAATAAACATAAACGCTGTTTTAGGAGGACTAGGAGGAGGTCGAAAACAGCAGCAGGAGGAAATGGATCCCATGGATCCCAGCGCTTATTCAGATGCTCCAAGGTAATGACCAGCTAATTTACAATTACCACCATGGCTGTGTTTGAAATGGTATAATAGCAAACTATTCTTACTACTACTACTGTATCTTTGCAGTGCAGTTGAagacaaaaatttacatacaccttgcagaatctgcaaaatgttatttattttaccaaaataagagggatcatataaaatgcatgacatttttttatttggtactgacctgaataagacatttaaacatagtccacaagagaaaataatagttgaatttataaaaatgcccctGTTCAAAAGGTACAAtgcatttgattcttaatactgtgttcttatctaaatgatccacagctgtgtttatgtttagtgatagttgttcatgagtctcttgtttgtcctgaacagttaaactgcctgatgttccTCCGAAAAAATCctgcaggtcccacaaattctttggtttttcgacatttttgtgtatttgaaccctttccaacaacgactgtatgatcttttttacactgaagacaactgagggactcatatgcaactataacagaaggtttgaacgctcactgatgctccagaagaaactcgatgcattaagatctgggggtgaatactttttttaaaattgaagctcagggtaaatttcacttattttgtcttttgggaaacatgtaagtatcttctgtagcttctgaggggcagtactaaatgaaatatatatatatatatatatatatatatatatatatatatatatatatatatatttagggccgggactttaacgcgttaatttagattaattaattacacaaaaataacgcgttaaaaatttttaacgcattttaatcgcactaagttttgcagcgcggaacgtttctcactagatgagattcggcggaccgattatactggagcacaaactagcgttcagacaagccaaagaagctgcgtccgtcctaaatagtattgtatgtcccaaatcgtagtatgtttaaaaagtattccaaagattcccggatggtcttccacttaacgatcaatgcacactctaacggctaatattgcccgcaacacacttcgccgtgaacgaggattcgattagaactacaaacacgNNNNNNNNNNNNNNNNNNNNNNNNNNNNNNNNNNNNNNNNNNNNNNNNNNNNNNNNNNNNNNNNNNNNNNNNNNNNNNNNNNNNNNNNNNNNNNNNNNNNNNNNNNNNNNNNNNNNNNNNNNNNNNNNNNNNNNNNNNNNNNNNNNNNNNNNNNNNNNNNNNNNNNNNNNNNNNNNNNNNNNNNNNNNNNNNNNNNNNNNNNNNNNNNNNNNNNNNNNNNNNNNNNNNNNNNNNNNNNNNNNNNNNNNNNNNNNNNNNNNNNNNNNNNNNNNNNNNNNNNNNNNNNNNNNNNNNNNNNNNNNNNNNNNNNNNNNNNNNNNNNNNNNNNNNNNNNNNNNNNNNNNNNNNNNNNNNNNNNNNNNNNNNNNNNNNNNNNNNNNNNNNNNNNNNNNNNNNNNNNNNNNNNNNNNNNNNNNNNNNNNNNNNNNNNNNNNNNNNNNNNNNNNNNNNNNNNNNNNNNNNNNNNNNNNNNNNNNNNNNNNNNNNNNNNNNNNNNNNNNAAAAAtatacaatattttgttgcttaagcttatgtattcagtcattattcaatggtatactaaaaatccatgtaaaaatcttaattctcactgttctcaggtcaaatatttacatgcgattaaaatgcgattaatttcgattaattaattacaaagcctctaattaattagattaaattttttaatcgagtcccggccctaatatatatatatatatatatatatatatatatatatatatatatatatatttaggcaaaataagaaatatacacattattctattcaaaagtttacacccctgactcttaatgcatcgtgtttccttctggagcatcagtgagcgttcaaaccttctgtaatagttgcatatgagtccctcagttgtcctcagtgtaaaaagattgatctcaaaatcatacagtcattatcagaaagcgttcaaatacacaaaaaatgctgaaaaacgacagaatgtgtgggacctgaaggatttttctgaaaaacagcggctgtttaactattcaggacaaacaaggggacCATCAAGTTAAACTCAACTTTTATACTGAAGAGTTGTAATGAACATCTTTTGAGTTTCTGTGTGTATCGAACAATAGATTTATCTAGTGAAATGGTGCCCTACATTAGATATCTACTAAAGTTGCCGAAATGTttagtatccacctttttcttcaatgcgGAAGAACCGGAAGCCTATAgttgagacttccggttcattattcgctataggaaaataatgagaagaacAACAACAAGCAGTAAATGgtcaaactgtttgcactacaaaccagtgtgttcataatgaaaataatacattaaaataatatggtaagacaccaatttgcaataacaAGCCGCAAAattagctaaaaatagctggatgtggataaGACCGGAAgtcagacccatacaatttacaaatggctgcacccacTCCTATTTGAACGAAAAAGGTGGATACAACAGGCAACAATGCAATGCACTTATATGGGCTCTGAAAAGAGGTTGTTTTTGTAATAACATGTTTGTGATAAATATGTGATGCTGTTGTTTTTAGGGGCTCATGGTCCACTGGTCTTCCCAAACGCAATGAGGCAAAGACAGGAGCGGACACCACGGCAGCAGGACCCCTGTTCCAGCAGAGGCCGTACCCCAGTCCAGGAGCTGTCCTCAGAGCAAACGCTGCGAACACGAGACGCTTGGAAGAGGATGACGACGACGATGATGACGACGACTGAGCAGGAATAGTGTCTATAAAGCCTTTCAAAAGGCTTCTGCGATATGTTTTCTTACAATGGGGACATGGAATCATTTGTAAATATACCATGTGTTgtgttatacattttataaacaaTTGCCATTTTACTTAAGATAGTGATGTTGTGCCCTGCAAAATAAACTTTTTGTTTAAAAGGTGCATTCAGTGGTTTGCTGTTAATTTAAAGTGTTTTTGTGAATTATCATCTGTACCAGTGAAAATATTtcaacagtaacatttttttatgtttttaagtctcttctggtcCCCAAGCCTTGCATCTATTTACAGCAAAAAGAGTaaacattctgaaatatttttactatttaaaataatgttttctatttgaatatattttaaaatgtaatttattcctgtgatttcaaatataatttttttacattactccaggcttcattgtcacatgatccttcagaaatcattctaatatactgattttctCGAAAGAGTCGAGTacatttctttcaggattctttgatgaatacaaatcagcatttatccaaaatgttcaaaagcttttaaattatagaaaatactttaaatcgatcaaaagtgatgataaagacatttgtaatgttccaaaagatttctatttcagataaatgctgttcttctgagctttctattcatcaaataaacctgaaaaaattctacagggttttcagcataatattaataataataataataataaatggttttGAGCAGCGAATcggaacattagaatgatttctgaaggatcatgtgactggagtaatgatgctaacagTTCACAggcataatttacattttaaaatatattcaaatagaaaagttattttaaaatattccacaattgtattgtttttgctgtactttggatcaaataaatgcaggcttggtaagcagaagagacttccctaaaaatcttactgttcaaaaacttttgactggtagtgtatatggacAAGTAGAAAGATGATTCAATAACTCAGAGATCAGATCCAATGCATATTGAAGGaagtttaacattttattataaaaacataacatGAGTGGAAATTCTAGGTGACCTGTGTATACCTTTGTACATAAACAACAAATTGAGATCTTAATTGTTAGAAACCAAAGCAGAGTTTCAAACATGTTTGGACTAATTAACTGGCAgtgaaatttttatttatttatcccttATTACATTCGGCTGAACTATAATTTCCCTGATCAGCAGCAGACACTCAAACACTGATACTACTGAACCGATGACCTGTGTATATGCTCTTTATCACTATACAGAGACAAAACAtggcacttttttttattttgcaacatAACAGACTCTTACTAGCAGGATATTATGTTGCTTTAAGATCATCCAATTAAGCAAACGTATCACTGTCACAGAGCATCAACAGTTGTGTCCAAGCATAACTCCACATTTGGATCTAAGcttgtatttaaaatacaacagCACAACTAGCAAAATAAATTAAGTCTTGGTTGTATTAAAAAATGCGATGTATCTGATATGTTGGTCTCTAGCAATGAAGGGAAAAATCAACAACGAAGGGTGTGTCATATCATCCAGTTGGCTTCTCAGTGTTCTGTTGCGCCCACATAATGACAGATGGCGTCATAGTCGAGTGTGAACAGCTGCTCCTCGTAACGGTCCAGCTGAACCATGGCTCGACACTTCTCTCGGTCTCGCTTCAGAATGCGGCCCACCTGCAAGACAAGGTACGGATTATGATTCTACAGCAGAAGTGCACATCTTCGCTTGTGGACttaaatgtgtggaagctgcaaaACCATATAGAGGGCTTTGTAAGCAGGAAAAGGCGTGGCATTTTGactaactaaagttaataggtggtaacgATACGgacaagcagtattaagatattagcctaatatttcacctacctaaataaaatgataagaacaaacaaatgttgtcaagattcttgccctggaaatcctggttcagtttggccaaccacaaacgccttttgttcctcagttttttgcgcactcctccttgatttgttaaaagTCTATAgtactttaaatgttttttctggtccgaccaattagtacagcccaaaacatgacaataattgaccattttcagcattaaaataagtgagtttcattcggttcagtggcaatgtttacgttcagtgccgccgaaatggccaattgatgatgtctcgtgaaaacactctatcgCAGCTAATGAACCAAAGTCTCACCTATAGACTACggcattgaagaaaaaggtggataggagTGACAATATGTGCGGACCACAAATAAAGATAAATAACTTATTGGCTCTGTTCCAACCCTAGTGCACATCCTTGTTGTTTACATGTTAACATGTAGCTAAACTAATGATTTAGTACTTTAAGGTGATACATACATGGTACGcacaaatatttcattttaattgggTGGATCTATTTTTAGTAGTGCATAGAATGTTTATTCACCATCTTGGAGtttgcagtgcattctgggattgcATGATCTGCaataaatgtgtgtaaatatcATACTGCCCTACTTAGGCTCAACTGAGAAACAAGCAGGGTTACTGTAGATTTAATACAATTCTGAATCTCAGCTATTATATATTCAGTTACATTCAGTTTTCAGTTTAATAGTATTTTTCTCatgtgcttttgtcttttttatttcagttttagtaatttttgtatttttgtcattgcaacatttcaattttttcatattttagctCCAATTCAATTAACAAAGATTTAGGGCTGCCCTCAACTGATGATTTTTCTGGCCGACTAGTAGTCATAAATTTTAAGCATTAATCAACTATTAGTTGCACGCTTATAAATAAACcatatataaatcataataatgaggctttaattgcctacatagcctaataaatGCTCATCCACAAGAAAAATAAAACTTGCCACAGCCCACTGccagatatatgtgaccctggaccacaaaaccagtcataaggttaaattttactaataattactaatcaaaaattacattttgataggtttacagtaggaattttacaaaaaatcttcatggaacatgattaattttgacccatacaatgtatttttggctattgctacaaatataccccagcgacttaagacgggttttgtggtcctgggtcacatataaccagtgttgccaacttaGCAATTTTGTTGCTAGATTTAGCAACTTTTCATACTACCCTAGcaacttttttttcaaaaagcacCTAGCAACAAATTTAgcaatttttaacatttatttggctacttttagcaatttttaaaaagtgactCAAATCAAAAGAGCAGTGGCTGCAGGCTTTACTCAGTAGAGTGTGGGGGTGGGGCTACATAAGGTCTAAATAGCCAGGCACAGCTGCAGCAGCAAAATTTGTTGGCTGAGTGCAACAGCAGTAGcacacatttcacatttttaagtgAATTAATTAAGAGTAACCACAGTTAAAATTTAGTTAGCTTTAGTAGCTGCTCATTAATTTTTAACTGAACATGTCTCAATCGAAAATACAGCCAGAAATACAGAAAAGAGTGGGAGTCTGTACCTGAATTTAAAGGATGGCTGAGATGGCCAGTCAATTTGagaaaacattaattattttgtaaaCTACATAAAGatgcagttttgagtttttgttaatAAGAACCTATTTATTGTGCATCTGGatgtaatgttttaatataatataatacacagcGCCTCATAGAGTAGAGACATGACAGGCTTACGCTTGTCAGATACTACGTGATGACGTCACTGATATGCAAATTAGTGTGTGACGTCATCTGGCAACATTTAGCTACTTTTCGGGCAGGCTTTAGCTACTTTTCATTGGAAATAGTTGGCAACACTGCatataacgttttaataatttattgacaaattagtgtttttttgtttgttttcggcttaagagatgaagtcggcaaCCCTGACTCACtgtcatctccgcagtagtgatgcATCTGTGTGCATGCTTCATACAAATGACataatctttttatttaaattggttcatttaaaagtagacaattcactctctatagatatattttttcatgtctgtaaggcaaatATGCACAGACTTTGGAATTTTtgtgctcaagttcacagagaccaagATGGCAGAAAGCACATGCTGTttgctttaaatattttacaaaagtgcaacatTTCGTTATTTTGAGTGCACACAAAAAACTTCACAGATTCGATAGATGTactacttttatctgtatgacctaaaattgagtattttaagagcaggTGACTGTACCAGTGCTTCCATTCTTAATGTAGTCAGCACGCTACTATTCCGCTTCCACACTccgcaaagacatttgaatagtgcacatttttctaggttaacattagattgagcagccatgtaaagttactatttaatattttagataaaaaaaGCCATATTTAAAGTCAGTGAATGAAAGGTGAaagtttggatgtcctgcccaatgcactatattaccacatagaccagccattACAATCTGTCAGTCAAGGACTTTGCCACTTCGTGTGGAAGCAACCAATAAAATTTTGTCCGATCAAGCCTATTCTCGTTGACTaatggttagtcgactattagggggcaccCTACAAAAATTATAATTGATAGTTTTAGTCAATaacacatttttaacatttttcagTGTGTAACGGCTTGATGTCAGGAGTGTCTCTCTATGATGCTGTCTAAGTAGGCAGACCACAATAATTTGAAACAGAGCCATGCTGTACTACACAAGCAAGTGAATCCATATACCTGTCCTCTGTGTTCTCCCAGAACCACCATAATATAGTCTGCGTCGTTCTTGGGTACAATGGTCTCCAGCATCTTCTGCCTAATATCTGAAACAGACAAATGAGTAAAACACACATTTAGCTGTAAGATCAAAATCCCCATTGTTAAAATGCCTCTTATAATGGTCAAGGTCAGAGTGTCATACCGTCCAGCAGTCTGCCCTCCTCTGTACGACACACGCAGGTGTGAGGTGTCAGGACGTCCTCGATCCTCAtctaaacacaaaaaacaaatgtaaaaattaaacacTTCAATTTATACTATTATCTATATatactacagttgaagtcaaaagtttccatacaccttgcagaatctgcaaaatattatttttaataattaagagggatcttacaaaatgcattttattttttatttactactgacctgaataagatgtttcacataaaagatgtttacatatagtccacaaaagaaaataatagctgaatttataaaaatggccctgttcaaaagtttacatccccttgattcttaatactgtgttgttacctgaatgatccacagctgtgtttttagtgaacagttaaactggccactgttcttcagaaaactccttCAGTTGCCACTAAATCTTCTGATTTTTCagtatgtttgtgtatttgaacctttacactaatgactgtatgattgaatgattttgaggacaactgagggactcatatgcaactattacagaaggttcaagcgctcactgatgctccagaaggaaacacgatgcatcttcattctgttcaaaagtttaaaccccTCACTCTTAATGCATCTCTCAGCATAAAAGCAGATACTTTACTAAGCAAACTAGACTCACTATACTAATGAAGTACCTTTGAGTTGTAGTATTTGCCTCCTTTGAATGCTTTATCTATGAAACGCACACGGAGGTCCCTTTGGAGCCACGAGGGGGCTGGAGGTGAGGGCCGGGACTCCTTTGCTGGAGGAGGCTTCTCTCTGGGAGGAATGGTAAGTTCATGCAATTAAAAACAGATTTAATAACATACATGCAAAATACTGTGTTTCTGAGTGTGTTTTACCTGTCTGTACTTGAGTCTCTGTGTTTCCTTTTCTTCTGATCTCTATCTCTGTCCTTCTCCCTCTCTCGATCTCTAACTCTATCTGTTTTTCCTCTGTCGTCTTTGCCATTTAACCTCTCCTCTCGTTCCCTCTGCTGTTCtcgctctttttctctctctttgtcCTTGTGTGCTTTACTAAGACGACCTGACAGACAGAAAAGACCATTTTAATTGAAAAAGTTTGTTTTcaaagacttaaaaaaacaacagttgcaattttaaaatgcattttttcacTGCTATGTATGTAAACCGGTTTCATGTGCGCGAACCAGCATGTGTAAAATACGTATGTCAGAACACACAGCTTCTGGTTACAGACAAATAAAGGCTTGCTGATGGTGTTTTGGGTTTAAACGCGTCCACCCAAACAGCTAGTTTTCCCACAAGCTCAAATTGCACTTTCACAGTCAGTCAGTACTGTGAAACTGTTCTCATTCCATTTAAAGACATCAACGAAATCCAAATTAACTTTGTTTACCTAAAGTTATAAACAATTTATCGATGCAcattaatgtaatatttattaacattgATTTAATTCATATTCTAGAAAGTAAATGCATTGTGACTGAACATGCTTCTTTATTCATCCTAAAAAGAATATTCATGAGGTAAATGCATTTAGCTAGAAAAACAAATGATTTTAGATTTTAGGTAGAATAACAAAATCATGACCAACATAATTTATTTGTATGTAGAATACCTAAAATATTATATCCATGTACACAAACAACAGGTGAGGATGTAAAAGTGGACTTACTGAGGTCTTTGCTGTATTTGTCGTATTCTTTACGGGTGACCAGTTTCAAAGAGTGCTGAATGATGGTTACTGTCTTGCCGCCAATTGCAAGTTTGACTACAAC
Above is a genomic segment from Garra rufa chromosome 15, GarRuf1.0, whole genome shotgun sequence containing:
- the pqbp1 gene encoding polyglutamine-binding protein 1 gives rise to the protein MPLPPALLARLAKRGIVKQSDQDAEEEIIAEDYDDNNVDYEATRLENLPTNWYKVFDSACGLPYYWNVETDLVSWLSPNDPAAVISKAAKKQKGEAGHDKGDGHYDKTERDRDRDRERDRERDRERDRDREDGRDRDRDRDRDRDRDRDRDRDRRMRRDDSAPYSKSKRGGLGGGRKQQQEEMDPMDPSAYSDAPRGSWSTGLPKRNEAKTGADTTAAGPLFQQRPYPSPGAVLRANAANTRRLEEDDDDDDDDD